Below is a window of Leucobacter chromiiresistens DNA.
GGCGCTCGTGCTCATCGCCCCGACCGTGAACCCGCGCGAGCGCTCGGCGATCCGCCAGGGTCTGCGCATGGCGCAGGATCTGATCGGCGAATCCCCGAAGGTCATCCTGCTCGGGCTGCGCGAGTACGCGAAGACGAGCCCGAAGTGGTTCCTGAACAAGCTCCGCTTCATGCTGGCGCACCGCCTCGAGCGGATCTGCCCCGGCATCGCGGCGCCGACGCTCGTGCTCAGCGGTGCGACCGACCGGGTCTGCCCGCGGGAGTGGGTGCTGCAGGTCGCGAGGGCCCTGCCCGATGGCGCCTTCGAATCCATCCCGCACCGCGGGCACGAGGCCATCATCCGCAGCCCGGAGCCGGTGGCGTCCATGATCCTCGACTTCGTGCGGCGACGCTCCGCGGGGGCGTCTCGATCGGAGTACCCTGGGCACGGTGAGTGAGCAGGAGAGAGCGGCGAAGCGGGCGATCGTGATGTGGGTCGCCGCGGGCATCGTGGTGTGCGGCGGCATCGGAGCCGTGCTGGGCGGCATGATCGGACTCGTCGGCCTGGGCGCCGGCACCGGGCTCGCGGTCGGCGCCGTAGCAGGTTTTCTCATCGGCATGCCGTCGGGCGGCGGCGAGTAGCTGCGCCGCGGCCGTTGCGTGCCGGCCCGCGCCGTGCTGCCCTGTGCTGCCCGGCGCCGTGCTGCCCGGCGCCGTGCGTCATGCAGGAGATCCGGCGCAGAGCGGGCGCAGCTGCCGAATCCCTCCTGTCTGAACCCGAATCCACTGCGTGAGCGTCGGCGGCGCCGCCTACGCTGCTGCCCGTGGGGCAACGATCGAACCTGATCCAGGTCGCGAGCGACGAGTGGATCGTCATGCGCGAGTTCGCGCAGTACCCGAAGGCGGTGATCCGCGGCATCCGCGACACCTCGGGCGACGCCCGGTATCTCCTGCTCGCCTGGCATCCGGTGCGGCACCGGCAGCGCATGGTGGGCATCTACCCGACGCGCGAGGAGGCGGAGGCCGCGGTGCCGTGGCCGTCGCGCTCGCCACAGCTGCCCG
It encodes the following:
- a CDS encoding alpha/beta fold hydrolase, which codes for MTSRDLTYDLGPVSMAYTESREFDGAPDRTYVLVHGIGMGRVVFAGVGAELAPEGQVLAIDLPGFGDSPEPGSAATLEQTAEVVAGFVRDRATGPAVLVGHSMGTQIVAEVAYRHPELVEALVLIAPTVNPRERSAIRQGLRMAQDLIGESPKVILLGLREYAKTSPKWFLNKLRFMLAHRLERICPGIAAPTLVLSGATDRVCPREWVLQVARALPDGAFESIPHRGHEAIIRSPEPVASMILDFVRRRSAGASRSEYPGHGE